From the Vulpes vulpes isolate BD-2025 chromosome 15, VulVul3, whole genome shotgun sequence genome, the window TCTCAGTGCCTAaggtacaattttattttaaagactatccTCGTTTTCTTGTATAAATATAAGCCAAATTCagttacatcaaaattaaaaaaaaaaaactcagtaaattGAGAAGTCCCAAAGCctcatatattctgaatattttacataaaattcttaTACCAGATTTGAATAGACACAGCTGAAATGAACTAACATTCTTTTATAATCACTATACATTTTGGGGGATGTTTGCTGCCAATGAACTGAGATGAAGAATGCCCATCATTATTCATTaacttttattctgaaaatccacaattattttcaaagcattttttatGCCTACCATTGAAAGAATCTCTAAATAAAGATGAGTTTATAATTCTTGGTTTTAGTTGAAATGTAGAAAGGATTGTCAAGCCTTCATCAATAAATTTCCAATAATGCTGTACCCAAGTTTGGACAAATCttagaaaaccaaaatatatCTAGAAATGTTCTTTGCTTATTCTATTGCTATGCCAGAAAATTATTAAGCAGGTACTGCTCAAAAgctattaattctttaaaaaaaaaaaaaaaaacctttgtttttaattttaaaacaaagttttctaatttatagGTATGAAGGAACTTTACTGCTTTTGATATATGGATTATATGTTTTGGTGCTGTGTTTTGACATTAAAATTAACCAATATATTATAAAGAAATTCAGTCCTTGCTGCACCTGTCTTGCTGAAGCTATGGAGGAGAGAAGTGAACAACAGCCACTGATGGGATGGGAAGATGAGGGTGAGCCATTCATCCGTCGGCAATCAAGAACTGACAGTGGGATATTTTATGAAGAGTCTGGCTACTCTCAGCTTCCTTTAAGTTTACATGATCTAAGTCAGGTTTCTGAAGGTAATAAGCCCATCATGCCCACTAGTAAGTCTATTCACTAGAAATACTTAAGAATCTCATTTCAATTCAGCAATTACTACACACACTTATTATGTAAAACATACCGTGGAGATTCAGAAGTGAAGAAGAGGTGGTCCTATCCTTAAGAAACTTCCAATGCtgtatggaaaaaagaaaatagctaacATATGAAGGTTTAAgtacaggaaagagaaaagtgtAACTGTAGCTCCTAAATGGGACAGATTGTATAAAATTTGATGGCTACACAGGCATGATTATCACAGAAAAGGGAACATTTAAACTGAGCCTTGTAGAATTGATCAGATTTTAAATGATGACTTGATTTATGACCAATAAGTAACAGCTACGAAGTTTATTATGTAAACTATGATGTAGAAGGGGTAGAAGGGTAAAGTATGTTCTGTAAATTAATGCCAAGGAATTAATATATGAGCAAAAGGCCTATTCATGTACTAGCATACCTGGAGCACAGAATGTACACAATAAGGAAGCAGGGAAAAGGTAGATAGAGATAGAAAGAATAGGATAGGAAGAGTCTTAAATGCTAGTATACAAGTCTCTGCAGGTTTATGAAGCAGGAAAATTAGAGGATTAAAGAAATGGAAGTCTGTAAGAAGCTACTAAAATAGCTGATGTGTTTGGTAGATGCCTAGATAAAGGAAAGcaggaataaaaaagacaatgcaAAGGAAGTATCAACCAAGACGAGGCAATAGAAGGACCAGAAAAGgccaggaaagggaaaaagagaaaattctgaggCTTTGTTTATGATTGAGAAAATGGGAACATCacttggaatttaagaaaaaggaatggtATGGGAAAACATTTGAGTTTTAAGTATGTCATTTGAAGCAGTAGCAAAACATTTAGATATTGAGTAGAAGTCAAATTCATCTATGGccagaaatagaaatttatacGTTAGCTTCTTACAAAGTGGTTGTATGAAACAGATTCTAAATTTACCTAAGTACATTAGGAAGGGAAGTTATTCTAATTTActacctaaaaaaattaaacaaaacttcTTCCCTTCTtacaaaaattatactttttagcCTTTCAAGTGGTACATATTGCTAAGTTGAATTTTATAACAAGAAATTCAAAAGGACCATTCTAAATTTTTTCATTACACTGAGATTATACCTAAAATTTACTTGGTGGCCCATTGGCTGAGGCTTGGCAAAATTTTTTATGAGTTATTTTACTAGTATTAGTTGTAATATAAATTTGATCCAATATATGGGTACATTATTTTGTAAATGCCatgcaaattttaaatgattttaaagtgaATGCTTATTTTTATCGAATGTATTATTGTCTTCCACTAACTTAATAAAATGTACTGTATAAAGGAACATACTCAAGTTTTAGAAGTTATATTGTAGGTTTCATGCTAGTTGCTATTTTCTTAAAGGTTCTTCATAAGAACTGTAGTGAGTTCTAAATTTAGTAAACTAATGTTAAGAGAGAAATATGAAGCAAGCCTCCAAAATTCACTTACAATGAAAATTAGAATGGAATATTCAACTTAAGAAAAAGATTatgctataattattttatatgtccTAAGTATGTATGCATTGTCTTATACATAGGGCAGGCTAGAAACATCAATactgaggaagaaagacaagtaTAATAGTTATAATAGGTAGAAGTCAGGTTAataccataaagcaaaaaaagttactaaaaatTACCATCCACACtgtagaaaaccaaaagaaagtcCAACCAGTAATTCATAAACATTACGTCCAATATATTTAGTGGATGACCCAAGATTTTCATGGATTTAAGGCCCCAAAACAAGAAATGCTGAGTATAACATTTTATACTGTCTGCCCTAAAGTCTCAATTAGTTTCTTTTTGCCAGCAATATCAGTAATGAGGtattcaaatgttttaaatagcCTCTTAAAAACTGATACAGCTAATTTATTTCAATATAGCTTTCTAAATGGACATTTCCAACTTAATTGGCCATTTGAGAAAACtcagaatcatttatttttttcctcaacagATCCACCAAGTGTTTTCAACATGCCTGAAGCagacttaaaaagaattttttgggTACTATCCCTTCCTATTATTACCTTACTTTTCCTAACCACACCAGATTGtagaagaaaattttggaaaaattattttatgataacCTTTTTCATGTCAGCACTGTGGATATCTGCATTTACATATATCTTGGTTTGGATGGTCACAATAACTGGTATGTATCTTTAGTACAAgatcaaaatttataaagaaaataatcagttttatagaagaagaaactgCATATATTCACTAAAAGTAATCTAGTTACAGAGGAAATTTCTATTTCAGCAAAGactaaagatataaaaagataaaatattaatataccaACAAGATCAATTCAGGGTTTGTAAGTTGCATATTACATTATCAACTATATTCTCAGTATTGTATAGGCCAGAGTTAAAGGCCACGGGATCttcttataaatgaaattaaatacacaGGATCTCTCTCTATTACACTAATAATTAAATCACACTGTATGAGGTCCACAATACTCTTTATACTGAATTCCATTCCATAATGAAACATAAGAAAGGAGCCAGCATTTTGAGATAACAATGTGAGCTCACTGTTTAactggattgcatttcattttgctttttaatatggaCATATAAACAAACTATGAAATGGGTGAAAAgggcataaaataaaatttaaatttaggttCTACTATCTTCATGATTAAAAATTCAATCTTACTGCTTGGCCATAATCAGCTCTAGTCCCACAGAATTCCAAGGAAAAAACTGAAtataaacataggggaaaaaaataaaaacttctccCAAAAAGGTTAACTTGGGCATATCAGAGGTGACCCAACTTATTGCCTGTGTACCCAAACAACCAAGTCTCCTGTTTTTGCTAGTGAAGTTTTACTGAACATAATCAAACccattcatttaattcatttatacatTATCTATGGATGCTTTCACACTACAGTGGCAGAGGTGAATATCTGCAACAGAAACCATATAGCCTGCATAGCCTAAAGTAAGTACTACATGGCCCTTTGCAAAAAAAGCTTGCAGATCTCTGACTTTTCCCAAGTTAATATATGACTTAGAATAGCATGCTAGCAAAATAtcagaatatttcttatttttaatgagaaagatgaaagaatCCAATTAGCTTACATATTAAATCTCTCCAAATTTTCTCAGCCAGATATTTGACAATAGGAAATCAGTTAAAGAGCAAAATCAAGCAATATTATAGAACAGCCCCTAAGATGATAAATACTAGTGTTACTTATGTACATATGAACTCTGGCAAACCAGTAACAAAAAATTAACAACCATTATTACAATTCCAATATCAATATATAAAGCATGCAATAAACAGCTACTTAAAAAACATTCTAAAGTAGTTTTCAATTGCAACATTAAAACAGTAGTTACATGTACTTTTAACTTCCCTGATTATGTCCCAGAATGAACACATTTCTGTCAAATATTGAACTGATACCAAATTTAACAGAATTAATAAATTGGGACCATAATGTTAGGAAGACTCAAGTAGAaccctatttttgttttccttttttaaggtaGATCATCAAAGTAGGACTTAAAAAACATGTACCATCTTAACACATTTACAGgttaaaaatagctaaaaacaaTTTACTTAATCCTGATCACATTAAGAGTTTGAAAAGGACCGATCTTATTAGCATATATTAAGCAACAGCCTTGATGAGATAACAGTGAACATCCAAACCTTCTGTAAGCATACCAGGGTAGAAGAATTACTCTTTAGTAGAATTCTATTAAATATCTTTGgcagtcattaaaaattaatgataccTGGGTTTTTCAATTTACCAatcttattcaaatattttgctagGTAAAGTCTAAGTACATATTAGTTGTGAAATCTAAATgtgcctgttttctttttgttgagaaAGGAATTATCTGAAATAAGATCTGCAACTTGTAGTATCTCTGTTTATTACAGGGGAAACTTTAGAAATTCCAGATACAGTAATGGGCCTTACTTTATTAGCAGCAGGAACAAGCCTGCCAGACACAATTACAAGTGTGCTGGTTGCAAGAAAAGGTAAGAACTAGGCCCCTCAAGCTGCAATGCCCATTCTTCAAGACTGGCTATTCTGAAATACACTGAGCAAAGGtacctttaaaagatatttatttcctcagttaacatacttttaagaaaaaaaaaaaaaaaagagtgactcaAAAGGAAGGATTTACTATTTAATATCAGAGTAATTTCACTAAATCTAATCCCCCAAATAATATTTATCTGAAATGTGCATTAAATCATAATTAACCATATTAAATTAGAATGAAAAGCAACAAGTAATCTATAGACcttattaaaaaaatggtttaataaataaagataattattattaaataaatgttaagacTTTAAATACTaaccccccaaattaaaaaatacaaattcagtaAGACTTTTGTTCTAATATAACAATTTtccaaaaccaacaaacaaaaaaattttccaGTGTTTTTTTATGAAGCTtattaataaaatacagtattggTGTGCACATTTTAACAACATGTTTTTTCTGCAGGCAAAGGAGATATGGCTATGTCTAACATCGTGGGATCCAACGTGTTTGATATGCTGTGCCTAGGTGTTCCGTGGTTTATTAAAACTGCATTTATAAATGCATCAGCTCCTGTAGAAGTGAACAGCAGAGGACTAACTTACATAACCATCTCTCTCAacatatcaattatttttcttttttcagcagTTCACTTCAATGGCTGGAAATTAGATAGAAAGTTAGGAGTAGTCTGCCTGTTATTATACCTAGGGATTGCCACATTATCAGTTCTATATGAACTTGGAGTcattggaaataataaaataagaggcTGTGGAGGGTAATATTAATAGTGTTATGTGGAAAATGTGAATgatgggagagggaagagaaggaaaactcCACTTCTTCATTTAAGTCAAATAAAAAAGATCCTGAACTTTAGAATCTAAAACTTACTTACAGTAATTCTTTATCAccaaagaaaagtaatttaaaaccAACCCAAATCACATCCTAATTTGCCTGAGCCCTTTCTTTTCAAGgacaattacatatataaaacGGAAGTTTTGAAAAAATCACCTACGTTTTACCTTACAATAAGTTGATAAAAGCTGAGGAAACTTGAACAAACAAATCCCACTATGTAGTAAagtaacaagaagaaaaatggcttatttcattaaaaacagTATAACCATTCATTTGAACTGAATGACCGACTTGCTGTCTTTAAAAACCCAAACTTGAGATTAACAAAAATCACAGTATATTTCACACTATACTGTTAAAAGCTGGTGGGAgatttaaaagttcatttttacaGCTTTTGTAAGCATACAGTATTactaaaaaatgactttttactAGGAGATTCAGCAAAACAGATGTAAGAATGTTCCAACCGTAGTTTGAAATTATGCATTACGATCCAGGCGAACATCAATTTCTCTGCCACTGATTTTTATGCCATTCATTATTCTGCAGGCTTTTTCAGCTGATTCTGGGGAGTCAAATCTGACCGTTCCACAACCTTTTGACTTTccattctccatttttatttctgcaaacaTTACATGacctgtaaaagaaaaattatagaattacTAGTCAGTTTAAATGGGTTTCATTTCACTTCACAGGTCTGAAATTCCTTATAGCCAATGAAATGATAAATAACTAAAAacattaatgatttaaaaataatacatcatatAAACATTATTCTCATTATATTCTGAGTATAATGCAATTCATAGACACTAATATAAACatgttaaaatatacaaaataggaatcaaaataacttgctgaggacttactattttattaaaatagaaaatttttaaatttatttcttatatttaattcttAGTTTccaggggtgtttgggtggccttagtcagttaagcgtctgcctttggctcaggacatgctCCCtcaggagtcctgggactgagccccggtcaggctcccttctcagcagggagtctgcttctccccactccctctgcccttccctcagcTTGTAtgtattctctctcaaatgaataaagtcttaaaaaagttttttcgTTTCTGAAGTAAATTTTATAGCAGTAAGGCAAACTAGCACAAAATGCCACCAAGTCAATGTGCCCAATAACAAacttacaaacttaaaaaaaattagttttagaaaaaaTTGTCGCTTTTTGCCCAATCCCCCtaatctctcctttcccttttatccCCCTTTTCATTCCTTCATCGCTGCAAATAGTACCAACTgctcagaattttaatttttaccaggCAACAAAGGGTCCCACTAACTGCTTATCAGTGccaaactcatttatttattcaatatcaCAATTTGAACTCCAGTGTAAGAGTAGCGCCAAATGGGTTATGGAAATTGGCATGGAAGAGATATCAtagatttaaaacaataaaagtaaaaacagtgATGATAAGAACACTCAGATGAAAGAACCTCAGAGAAGCttcaaggaggaagaagaaaatcagaCAATTATTCCATATACAGTTAATATCATTGCTGACTCTAGAGACTGGTTTTTGAGTAAATTAGTTATCACTTATCAAGTTATAAAACGTCCATAAAAACCCACCATCCAAACTAGAAACTTTAGAGAGCTAAATGGAAAGTTATTAGtaattatacataaataacaGCTGCAAAGGGAAACTATCCCCAGGCAAACTGGGATGTATTCTCACCAGATCCACACAGATTTAGATGAGTTGTGTGCCTACCTACCATAATATTTCCTTTCCCTTGAATATTATATAGTTGCCAAATCACTCTGGGCTAATTTTAGTCTGGCAACAAACTTAAAAGGCAAGCACATTTAGTTCTATAAAGGGACtaaaaaagaagggggaagggggggacAATAAAAGCAAAGAGTTTATCAAAAAATCCCATAATCTCTTTTCCAGGTGATAGGATCAGTTTTAATCTCAATGCATAAGtagaaaaaattgttttctgtttaacTCTTGAACTGAATGCTTTCTTATTTACAACTTGGGACTActcttctatttttgtcttttcatccaTTTCGCATCCTACCattactgcatttttttaaaccaactggTAGTCAACTACTTACCCACTCAATACTAATTACATGGTCTAAGTTAATAAATATCATAGTGAGCCAAACCCATGATTTTATACCCAGGCAGCCTTTAACTGTTTCTAAAAGTCATAAAACAGACTagttcccagaaaaaaaattttattatcatgATTAAAGTAGATTCAAATATATAACCTACAAttggttaaaacaaaacaaaaaaaacacagaaatcacattttctaatgaacataaaatgaaattttcgCATTTTCTAATAAACAACgtaaaatgaaactttaaaaagctataaagacagacacagagcaaTTTCCAGAGTCCTAATATCTTGAATGCTGGGACCTGAAAAAAACAAGCTTAATTAAAGACGCATACCTTCATAAATGGCAGCACTGCACAATGATTCTGAAGGATACTGTGGAAAATTTTCAAGGGCTTTTAAGATTAGAGTTTCTTCCTTATTCTACTTTTACTTTTACCTTTTATAAAAACTTAGGGCTTTACTTAACATAAGCATCCCATCATCGGTTTATTAGCAATAATAGTAAGGTTCATTCAAGCAAGAAATCTTCAAAACTTCaaaggaaaatatgtaattatcTCGTGCAAAATCTATCTCAATCTTTCAAGACaagcctctttttttcctcttaaattgtCTCTCTCAGTTTAGAAACCAACATCCAGACCCTCAAATTCCTGAACTCATAATGATCTCATGGCTTTTCAATCTGACAAGGTCTCTTGACCAAGATGCTTCAACATGCTTACCGTTTGGACACTAAGGCTATTGAAAGTGGCCTATAGATATCCATGTTTCATGGTTAGACTGTCCAAAAACCCCTACTTGGCAGAACAGAACCAGCAAGAGCTATAGGTTTTCTAAGTTTCTTCTTAATACCATAAAAACACTAATTGAGATAATTTGCTTTTCTAAAGATAAAtaattcaggagaaaaaaatgtagtttcaAACAATTAAAATCAGACCTCTGGCTATTTTCACATGCTCTTGAGGACTTTCTTGAGTGACTTAAATATCTACCAATTTTGTATGattccaacaaaaacaaaaacagaactgcTATTTTAACAGCAGTACAGGACAAAATAGTATGAAATGAGAAATCAGTACCACAGAATAATCAAACATCTTGCTATTATAGTTAACACTGCCGTACTATTTATACAAATAACCTATCCTGCCGAAAGAAAACTTTTCACTTTATTCAATCCAGCCTGTGATATGTTCTGGGAAATGCGGATATAAAAGCACATCTAAAAATACGCCAAATTaaagcacaaataaataaatagttcagTAAAATGTACTACCAAATGAAGTTGTAACATAACcacaagaaataaaagcaaaatcagatATTCTACAAGTAGCCATAATTATgatataaaggacaaaaaaaacaATGCTTCAGTGTTTCTCTACcaacaaaaaaagtaattctATCAATGAATActctttgtatattatttttactgttactGCATTATCTTTACTATTAAATTATTCCATAGTTAAAGTCCACCAgtcatggagcacctgggtggctcaatggttgagcatctgcctttggctcaggtcatgatcctggatcctgggatggagtgccatgctgggctccccgcaaggagcctgcttgtccctctgcctatgtctctgcttctatgtgtctctcatgaataaaaaaataaaatcttaaaaaaaaaaaaagtccactagTTATGCTTAAAGCACCATGTGCTTTGGTAAATAAAATCTACTACAAGTCTCTAGTTTCTATCTGGTTCAAGTACACTGGTCTAGAAAACTCCGTAACGGAAATATGTGAAACAAAGTTGTATTTGTTCCCATAGTTTATAGGAGGAATAATTAAATAAGCTTTTTTTACACTATAGTTCTAATATGTTATGGTCCTGCATCACACTGAACCGGAAGGTCAGAATACAGTTAAAGTGGACAGTAAATATGGGAGCAAGTTTGAAAGACTATGTCTATTTAACCCCATTAGCACAACTTAAACTAATGTGGGGTCTGACTCTGAATGGGTCAGTTATACTTATACCCATAAGTATACTTATTTATACttagatttcttaaaaatgcatGTCACTAATGAATTACATAGGGTAGGATAAAAAGAGATCTATGTTTACCACAGTCACTTATTTCTCATCTTGTTATACATTTGGGGATATATGAACACATTTTCCCCTAGGGCTGAGGAAATGTACTGAATGTAGTATaacctaaaatacatttttttagctTCAGTATTTGCCCTTTCAAGGGCAGTTAACCACTGCAGATGGTCCCAACTTATGATGGTTTGACTTACAATTTTTTGACATTGTTGGTACAAAAGCAATACacagtagaaactgtactttgaattCTGATCTTTTCCCAAGCTAGTGATATGCGTCTGGTATGATATTCCTGATACTGGGCAGAAGCCACTGAACAGCAACTCCCAGTAAGCCAGGCAATCACAAGGATAAACAATCCACGTCCTTATAACCATTCTGTACCCACACAACCATTCAATGTTTCACTTTCGATATTTAATCAATTACGTGGGATATTCAACACcttattataaaataagctttGTGTTAGAGGATTTTGCCCAATTGTAGGCTAATGTTAAGTATTCTGAGCATGCTTAGGGTGGGCTAGGTGAGGTTATGatgctcagtaggttaagtgtaaCACCATCCTAAGTCGAGGAAGATCTATACAGATACTTAACAACCAGGGGGTTGTTAATCAGCCATTTATAGGCAGATATTGTCCAGGGAAGAAGTCTGGAGTACCACTAGACTCTTATCAAGCAGCAACTAAAGTATATACTTACTCACTTTGGGctcaaggggggaaaaaaaaaatcaacaaaaacctgCCTTTTACTGTGAAAGAGGTCATTACTGACTTGCAGCAGCTTCACATACTAACAAAGAATAAACtttctaagatttaaaaataaagagatgtggCAGAAAGATGGATCATTTAGTTCATACAAGCCAGATAATTTCCATAGATGTCAATAGCTAGACACTTAATTCTATATTACCGTAACTTATTTTCCTTCCCATCATTGTAGTTCAAGGTTAAAAACAGGAAGATTGTAGGGAATTATTTAAATATGGTATTACTTTAATATAAACCTAAAAGTCAGAAGCTTTTACAACagaactgagaagaaaaataaaaatcattactcTCATACTATTAACTGATCAAATAAAGGACATAGGAAGAACGctaaaataacaaagaataagAACCATTTTATCAGCTAAAACGctgtacacattttttaaatgtgtatttggatactatcttttttctttcagaaaatgtttttgaatttctGATGTCCTTCTATCAAAACAATGCCACTCCACTAATAAGCCCACCAAAAGACTTGAAGTTTGCTGCAAGCCTTGTTCATGTCTGACCTCAAAAAAGAGATATGCCTACAAATGATAAAGTCAACTCAATATTGGTCACATTTTCATTAATGTCATTGTTTCCCCATTTTATTCTTGTCTCAGTTCTACTGATCAAAATAATCTCACATATctcatttggagattttttttttctactgaaacTATAACAGAGATCATCTATACCTGCTGCCACTGCTCCTCATTTGACCTATTTTACAAAGGCCCTAATATGTTCATTCCTCTCCAGTCTA encodes:
- the SLC24A5 gene encoding sodium/potassium/calcium exchanger 5, with translation MIQLIPPFHPFPKQHTAVRAEMQAEGGQRWARRALLLAILWATAHLPPPGASLLQRVPRATGNSTQCVISPSLEFPEGFFTKQERTDGGIVIYFLIILYMFVALSIVCDEYFLPSLEIISESLGLSQDVAGATFMAAGSSAPELVTAFLGVFITKGDIGISTILGSAMYNLFGICAACGLLSNVVSTLSCWPLFRDCAAYAISVAAVLGIIFDNQVYWYEGTLLLLIYGLYVLVLCFDIKINQYIIKKFSPCCTCLAEAMEERSEQQPLMGWEDEGEPFIRRQSRTDSGIFYEESGYSQLPLSLHDLSQVSEDPPSVFNMPEADLKRIFWVLSLPIITLLFLTTPDCRRKFWKNYFMITFFMSALWISAFTYILVWMVTITGETLEIPDTVMGLTLLAAGTSLPDTITSVLVARKGKGDMAMSNIVGSNVFDMLCLGVPWFIKTAFINASAPVEVNSRGLTYITISLNISIIFLFSAVHFNGWKLDRKLGVVCLLLYLGIATLSVLYELGVIGNNKIRGCGG